CAATTAATTCATTATTAGAGCTTGCACCTTCCCATGAAGCACCAACAATTAATAATTTATCATCTTCAGTAACACCATAAGCAAAAGGTGATTCTATAAAAACTCGCTTTCCTGTAACTAAAGCAGCAGCTGCGTTTAAATAATAAGGAGCCGCACCTTCATCATCAGTACTTAAAGCAAACATAGTGTTGGCAATAGGAATATATGATCCTCCCTGTTCAATTCCTTTTCCTGTCATGTCAATTGTTCCAGTCATTATATCATTTAATGAACTAAAACTCCACATATAATTCTCATTCCATGTATCAGTTTGATAACCCAGAACATATTTACTTACAACGATAGGCTCTGGCGTAACCACTACTGGTTCTTCTACTGGTTTATCATCATCACTGCTGCATGAAAATAGAGTAAATGAAAGCAGCGCAAGTGCTAAAAGATTTTTGATTTTAATTGTCTTCATATTGTTTAATTTTAGTTAATTATCCCTTGTATATCAATACAATCAATGGGAATAAGATTTTTATATATTTTTTGAATTACATAAAGAAATAACGAAGTTTTAATGTAAATGACCTTCCCGGTTTCTGCACATTATAATAATCGTATAGTTTAACATCAGTAATATCATAACATTCTACTGCAATATTGTAACGTCCATTTTTTAATGAATACACAACAGAAGCAGAGTAGAAAAGCTGCTCAGGAATTTCTTTTTTATTTATCTCTCCAAGATTTGGACTTCTTAAATAATAACTATCTGAATAATTTGCTAATAAGTTCAGCGTTAGAAAATCATCTTCAAACTTAATTTTTCTAAAATTCAGTCCCAGATTAGCATTTCCATATAAAATTGGAATATTTGGCTGCTGCGTATTATATAAATAATTCGTTTGATTTGTATCAGGAGAAATAGTCACGTCTTTATTTAGTGTTTTTTGATAAGTAGCATTCAAATCAACGTTAAGCCATCTTTTATAACCATAGTGCAGTACTCCATCAACACCGCTTACCTGAATATTTTTAAAATTCACACTTTTTACCTTACTCGGATCCAGGCGGTCAGGTCTGGCCTGTATAAAGTCACTAGCCTCTCTGAAGATGTAATTTGCTTCAAATCTAAAAGAGTGAATCGGGAAGATTTTTTTCCAAGAAAAGCCAATATTAAAATTATCGCTTGATTCAGGCTGAAGAGTTGGATTTGGTGTTATTCTTAAACCATCCCCCAGTAATTCGAGAGATGAAGGATATCTGTATGCATGTTCAAAAGATGCTTTAAGCTGTAATTCTTCCGGAATTACGAAGTAGGCAGCAGCTGTACCATATCCTGTATTATTAAATGAAGGTGTCTCTTTTTGTTCCGAAGATGTACCGGAACCTGTTACAATCTCGCCATTTAAACTAAGTATTTTAGCAAAAGCGGTGTATGATAATCTTTTTTCTAGTGCAGATAAACTATAAGACAATCCTACTATATTTTTATTTACAAATGGCTTTGTAACCTTATATGTCGGAATGTATTCATTGTTTTCTGTACGGGAGTATCCGACATAAGTATGATTAAATGCAAAAACATTATTCTCATTAAGTTCATATTTAAGATTGGTATTACTTTGAAGTGACTTTATATCATAAACCATTAGGGTTTTAGTTGAATTAATCTCTCCCGAAGTATTATATTTAGGCACATCTGTTCGAACTCCTCTCCAAGTAAACCTTCTGGATGAAGTATCAACTTTACGTTCTTCTGCTATATTATAAGAAGCTGCCAAAGTTGCTGTTAAGCCTTTTGTAAACAAATTAGCTTTTTTATATTTTAAAGAAGACACAAAATTATGACCATCTTCAAAAGCATCACCAACTACCCTAAACATACTGGCACCTTGTTGTACTTCTTTCTTATTTGCGCTTCCGGTAACACCTACCAATAAATAGTCTGCGTATTTTTTATCTTTTACTCCAACTTCTGCAATAATAGTGGCTTGTTTATATCCATCATGGAAATGTTTAAGTTCTTCTTTTGGACCAAAAAGACCTGTAACAGGATCCGGAACCTGAGCCTCTACTTTATAACTATTATCCGAATAGTTTGCAAAAGCATTAAGATTAGCTACAAAACCATTTTTACTTGTGTATCGGGTATTAATAGAAGCTTTATGTGTATTAAAAGAACCAAAACTATAAGATGCATCAAGGTATCGACTAACATTTTTATTGGTAATAATATTAACTGCTCCTCCTAAAGCATCACCTCCTAATTCAATTGGCACAACTCCTTTGTAAACATCAATTCTCTCAGCCATGTTGGTAGGAATGTTGTTTAATGTAAAAGAAGGTCCATAATTATCTAAGGGGATTCCATCCATAAAAAACTTAACCTGATCACCGGAAAATCCATTTAATGAAAAATTAAATTGTGATCCCATTCCTCCGGTTTCCCTCACACGAACACCCGTTGTTCTATTTAAAACCTGATTTAAATCTGATGAAGTATTATAAAGCTGTTTTAAATCGACAGCTGTGATATTAAATGCCTCTTCACGAACACGCTGAACCTTAGATTTTCCGGTAACCTGAACTTCTTCCAGAGCCGCCATATCTTCTTCGATCGTGATACTGGGAATTGTTTTGGATTCGTCCAGATTTATTTTGGTTTGTTTGGATTTAAAACCAACATAACTGATCGATAATGTATAGTTCCCCGGCGCAGCACTTATTTCATATCTTCCTTCTTCATTTGTCAGGGCTGAGTAAGATGTTCCTTTTAGTGCTGCAGAAACTCCTTCCAGAGGCTGTCCGTTATTTCCAAGTACAACACCACTTAAAATTACTTTGCCGCCTTGCGAGAATCCGAGTTGTACTGTAAAGAAAATTAAAAGCAATCCTAATATTCTATTAATTTGCATTATTTAAAATTGGTTTAAATTAAATTTAGCACAAAATTAACATCATCATACGCTTCGTGCAAATTATTTTTAACTATTCTAAATAAAATGATTAAATAGATGTAAAAATGTTTTTTATGCAAAAAAGAAAAGCAATTCTTAAGATTTAATTAATTTAATATTAAAATCACATTAAAAAAAATTAAAACTATTAAGCAATTCAAATTTTTATTTTCTAAAAAAACTTACAAAAAGAAATAAAAAAATCCTGTATACCGTCAGGTAAACAGGATTATAAGATTTAAAGCGATTTGCTTTTTATAAAAGTCTTTTCATTTCTTCAACTACTAATTTTATATCATGCTCATTGGTTCTCCAATTTACAAAAGAAGCCCTGATTCCTTTTTTGTTTTGATAAATAGTGGGTGTCATGAATACTTTTCCGGTATCATTTAATTTTGTCAAAAATTGCGATACTTTTTCCTGATTTTCATTTCCTTTTAAAGTAAAGCAGACATTATTTAGACGAATCGGTGCTAATAATTCGAAATCATTTTCTATCAGGGCATTTCCAAATTGTAATGCCAGCGTTATACTGTTTTCAATAATATCCCTGAAACCTTCTTTCCCGTATGCCTTAAGCGAAAACCAGGCAGGAAGCGCACGTAAACGACGAGAATTTTCAGGAACTATATTCAGATAATTAAAATTTTCAAGCGGATTTCCTAAATAAGGCGCATTTGAATTCTGAAACGTTTCAATCTGAAGATTTATATGTTCTTTTTTGACCAGATAGAAAGCACTTTCGTAAGGTACATTGAGCCATTTATGACAGTCAATTGTAATGCTGTCTGCTCCTTCCCAGCCTTTTACATAATGTTTATATTTATCCGAAACTGCAGCAAATCCGCCAAAAGCTCCATCAATATGCCACCAGAAATTGTATTTTTCTTTTAGTGCTGCAATGGCTTCAAAATCATCAAAATCGGCTGTATTTACTGTTCCAGCGCTAGAAATTAAAATGAATGGTTTTCCGTTTAACTTCTTTATATTTTCTTCTAAATCAGCAATGTCAAGCGCTTCACGATTTCCTTCAATCGTTTTTACAGTGGTATAATTCTGGCTTCCAATTCCTAAAAGCGATAAACACTTTACAGAAGAAGAATGTGGAGTTGCGGTTAGAATGTTAACTGTTTCTGAAATTCCGTTTCTGGCATAATCTTTTCCAAATTGTTTTCCAAACCATTGTCTGGCAACACCAAGAGAAGTAAAGTTTGACATGGTCGCTCCTGTAACAAATCCGCCCAAAAACGAATCTGGAAGATCCAATAGCTGCAACAATAGATTAATAGTTTCAAATTCTATTAAAGCAGATGCTCCGCCTTGTGCTTTTACAGCCTGCGTGTTTTGATCGTAAACCGCCGCCAGCCAATCACCAACTATAGAAGCTGGAGTGGAACCGCCTGTTACGAATCCCCAATATCTTGGCCCTGAAGAAGAAACCATTAAAGGAGCTAATCTTTCGTTAAACTCTTTTAAAGCATCAATAGATCCTAATCCTAATTCGTTTAAAGTCGTTTTTGGATCAATTGTGTATGTGTTTGAAGTCGGAACGTTTTCGATATCATTCAGAAAATCAACTCCTTGTTGTTTTGTTTTTTCTAAAATATTCTCAAAATCGTCGAGATCTTTCTGCAGTATTGAATTCATAAGTTTGTTGTATTAGTTATGTTGCGCAGATTGCGCAGATATAATTAGGTTTATAAAAAATGTGTGTTAAAAAAAGTACCCTACCACTTGGTTTTTTCCGAAAATCGAGAAACCAGCATTGATGAAATCACATCACCATTAGCGTTTAATAAGGTCGCAATTGGGTCGACCAATGTTCCTAAAATCATCGCAACGGGTAAAGCTTGTTCCATCGGAAAGCCATAAACGGTAATGGCTAAAACTTCTCCAATATAACCGCCATTCGGAATTCCGCCTTCGACTATGGAAACGATTACTGTAATTCCTAATGCTAAAAGTATGGTTGAAGGTTCCGTAAAATCTTTCCCAAACATAGCAAACAGAAAAGTTATTTTTAGGATAGATGACATACTGGAACCATCTTTATGTAAAGGTGCTCCAAGCGGAATTACCAGATTTCGCACATGTGCCGGAATTCCCATTTTTTGTGCAGCATCCAGATTGGCTGGAATGGTTGCGATGCTGCTGCAGGTTCCAACCGCGGTTAAAGATGGTGTTATATTATTGCTCCAAAAAACTTTAAAAGCTCGTTTTCCGCCAGCAATAAGCGTGTACAAACTGAAAAAGGTAAAGAAATAGAAAACACAGGCAGCGTAATAAACCGCCATAGGTTTTGCATAAACACCAAACAATTGCGGCCCGAAAATACCAACCTGATACGCAAAATAAGCTCCTAAACCTATTGGCGCAAATTTCATAATGATATTCAGCAATTGCTTCATCACTTCATTTCCCGAATCCAGAAAACTCTTGAATGCATTTCCTTTTTCTCCCGATTGCAAAGTGGCAAAACCAATTAAAAATGAAAATATAATCAGCGCCAACATACTTTTTCTGGACAACAATTCGAAGAAATCATTTGTAGTAACCAATTTTGCAATCTGATCGCCGACAGATCCTGATTCTATATTTTCAAACGGAACTTTCGCAATGGCAATATCCTCATGAATTGGAAAAAGATAAACCGCAAAAATCATTACAATTGCAGAAATAAGAATCGTTGACAGAAAAACCAAAATCATAATAAAGAACAGTTTTCCTAACTTTTCTTTCTGTTCCAAATTTGCAATTGAAGAACCAATTGTAAAGAAGATCAGTGGAATAATTGCGGTGAAAAGCAAATTCAGGAAAATATCTCCAACTGGTTTTATAACCAGAACTTTTTCGCCAAAAACTAATCCAAAAATACTTCCAATGATTATACCTCCAAGAAGCAAAAGTATACTGCTGTAACTTTGCAGAAAATTGATTTTTTTAGTTTCCATAATGATACAATTGGATTAGAATTCTGTGGCAAATAATTTAAACACATAGAAACATAGTCATCTTTGGCTGCAAAGGCGTTTCACTTGTTTAGATGCACATAGCTATGTTGAAAAAATGTGTTTTTTCTTTTAGTCCTTTTCGATTAAAACTAAAAAAACTATGTTTCTATGTGTTTAAATAAATTTATAGCTGTTTTTATTTCTCCAGAACAATCGTAGTAAAAGCTCTATCGACCAATTCGCCTGTTTTGCTTTTTACTTTTTCGGTCTGAGTTTCGGTGTAAACAATTTGAAAAGCTGTTTTCTCAATTAATTGCTGTGCTTTTGCTGTGCTGTAAAGCTCAAATTCAAATTGAGTAAATGGCAGTTTTTTCATGAAATCTTCTTCGGCAAATGTCAGACAGAAATTCCCATTTGGCTTTAAAACTCTGTAGATTTCCAAAAGCAATTCTTCCGGCTTCTGCCAAAAATAAATGGTGTTTACTGTAAATATTTTATCGAAAGATTCGTCTTCAAACGGAACTGCGTTTCCATCGTAAAGAGAAAAGAAAGCTTGTTTTTGAGAAACAAAATTTCTGTTGATCTGGCGTGCTTCCTGAAACATTAATTCAGACATTTCAAGTCCGTAATATTTTAGGTTGTCAGCTTGTTCGAAAAGAAATTCAACATGGCCTGCGTTTCCGTGACCTAGTTCAAGAATTTTATTTGCTGCCGAAATATTTAGATTTTGAATGGAATGTTTGGTCATATTGATGTTCGTTTCGTTCATCATATTTCCTATTTCGATTCCTTTTTCTCCTGACGGATGTTTTAACTGAGAAGCGATGGCTTGTAATTCTTCATTTTTCATGATGTGAAAATTTTAAGCTTCTAAATTAAGCAATATCTCAATTCAAATTCCAAATTCTATTTTTTTGTCATTTCGACGGAGGAGAAATCACACTCGTATGTCTACAAAGATTGGAAATTACTTTGCGGAGTTTCCAGTGTGACTCCTCGTTCCTCGGAATGACAAACCAGTCTTAAAATTTCTTAAAAAACCTGACTAGCAATCTGACGAATATTCTCAGATTTACCCATTGAATAATAGTGTAAAAACGGAACTCCGGCTGCTTTTAATTCTAATGACTGCTGAATTGCCCACTCGATTCCGACTTGTTTGATTTCAGCGTTATTTTTGCATTTGTCTACCGCATCGATTAAATCTTCTGGTAAATCGATTCTGAAGATTTGCGGCAATACTTGTAAATGTCTTTGAACGGCAATTGGTTTAATTCCAGGAATAATTGGAATTGTGATCCCCATTTCTCTTGCTTTTTCTACGAAAGCGAAATATTTAGCATTATCAAAAAACATCTGCGTTACTACATAATCAGCACCGGCATCTACTTTTTCTTTTAATCTTTTTAAATCCGATTGTAAAGAAGGAGACTCTAAATGTTTCTCTGGATAACCTGCAACACCAATACAAAAATCGGCTTTGTTATCAGCATCGATTACTTCATGCAGATATTGTCCGCAGTTTAAATCTTTGATTTGTTTTACCAAATCAATTGCATAATGATTTCCTCCTGCTTTTGGTACAAAAGATTGCTCATCTTTCATCGCGTCACCGCGAAGTGCCATTACGTTGTTGATTCCTAAATAATGACAGTCAACCAACATGTATTCGGTTTCTTCTTTGGTAAAACCGCCGCAAAGCAAATGCGGCACCGTATCAACATTGTATTTGTGTTTTATAGAAGCGCAGATTCCAAGCGTTCCCGGACGCATACGAGTCAGTTTTTTATCCAAAAGTCCGTTCCCTTTATCAATATAAATGTACTCCTCACGAGAAGTGGTTACATCAATAAACGGCGGATTAAACTCCATCAACGGATCAATATTATCGTATAATTCCTGAATGCTTTTCCCCTTTTGAGGCGGAATAATTTCAAATGAGAATAATGTTTTTCCTTTGGCGTTTTCTATATGTTCTGTTACTTTCATTTTAAGTCTTAAAGTTGTAAAGTCCAAAGTCGAAAGTCTTTCCTTTCGGACTTTAGACTTTGGACTTTATGACTAATTTTTAATCTGCTATATTAGGATTTAACCATTTCATTGCGTAATCAAGCGGTACATTTCTTCGTTTTGCGTAATCTGTAACCTGATCTTCTTTTATTTTTCCTAGACCGAAATACCTACTTTTCGGGTTTCCGAAATAATATCCTGAAACCGATGAAGCCGGCCACATCGCCATACTTTCTGTCAGCTTCACTCCTGTTTGTTTTTCAACATCTAAAAGTTTCCAGATTGTTGGTTTCTCTAAGTGATCCGGACAAGCAGGATAACCTGGAGCAGGACGAATTCCTTTATAACTCTCCTTAATCAATTCTTCGTTGGTTAAAGCTTCTTCAGAATCGTAACCCCAGAAATCTTTACGTACTCTTTCGTGAAGATATTCGGCGAAAGCCTCAGCAAAACGATCGGCAAGCGCTTTAACCATTATCGAATTATAATCGTCTAAGTTCTTTTCGTATTCAGCAGCCCATTCGTCTACACCAAAACCAGTTGTTACACAGAAAGCTCCCATGTAATCCTCAATTCCACTTTCTTTTGGCAGAATAAAATCGGCTAAAGCGATATTTGGGGCGCCTTTCGTTTTTTGTGACTGCTGACGAAGCGTTAAGAATTTCTCTAATACTTTTCCGTTTTCATCACGCAATTCGATATCATCATCATTTACC
This portion of the Flavobacterium gelatinilyticum genome encodes:
- a CDS encoding TonB-dependent receptor, whose protein sequence is MQINRILGLLLIFFTVQLGFSQGGKVILSGVVLGNNGQPLEGVSAALKGTSYSALTNEEGRYEISAAPGNYTLSISYVGFKSKQTKINLDESKTIPSITIEEDMAALEEVQVTGKSKVQRVREEAFNITAVDLKQLYNTSSDLNQVLNRTTGVRVRETGGMGSQFNFSLNGFSGDQVKFFMDGIPLDNYGPSFTLNNIPTNMAERIDVYKGVVPIELGGDALGGAVNIITNKNVSRYLDASYSFGSFNTHKASINTRYTSKNGFVANLNAFANYSDNSYKVEAQVPDPVTGLFGPKEELKHFHDGYKQATIIAEVGVKDKKYADYLLVGVTGSANKKEVQQGASMFRVVGDAFEDGHNFVSSLKYKKANLFTKGLTATLAASYNIAEERKVDTSSRRFTWRGVRTDVPKYNTSGEINSTKTLMVYDIKSLQSNTNLKYELNENNVFAFNHTYVGYSRTENNEYIPTYKVTKPFVNKNIVGLSYSLSALEKRLSYTAFAKILSLNGEIVTGSGTSSEQKETPSFNNTGYGTAAAYFVIPEELQLKASFEHAYRYPSSLELLGDGLRITPNPTLQPESSDNFNIGFSWKKIFPIHSFRFEANYIFREASDFIQARPDRLDPSKVKSVNFKNIQVSGVDGVLHYGYKRWLNVDLNATYQKTLNKDVTISPDTNQTNYLYNTQQPNIPILYGNANLGLNFRKIKFEDDFLTLNLLANYSDSYYLRSPNLGEINKKEIPEQLFYSASVVYSLKNGRYNIAVECYDITDVKLYDYYNVQKPGRSFTLKLRYFFM
- a CDS encoding pyridoxal phosphate-dependent decarboxylase family protein, coding for MNSILQKDLDDFENILEKTKQQGVDFLNDIENVPTSNTYTIDPKTTLNELGLGSIDALKEFNERLAPLMVSSSGPRYWGFVTGGSTPASIVGDWLAAVYDQNTQAVKAQGGASALIEFETINLLLQLLDLPDSFLGGFVTGATMSNFTSLGVARQWFGKQFGKDYARNGISETVNILTATPHSSSVKCLSLLGIGSQNYTTVKTIEGNREALDIADLEENIKKLNGKPFILISSAGTVNTADFDDFEAIAALKEKYNFWWHIDGAFGGFAAVSDKYKHYVKGWEGADSITIDCHKWLNVPYESAFYLVKKEHINLQIETFQNSNAPYLGNPLENFNYLNIVPENSRRLRALPAWFSLKAYGKEGFRDIIENSITLALQFGNALIENDFELLAPIRLNNVCFTLKGNENQEKVSQFLTKLNDTGKVFMTPTIYQNKKGIRASFVNWRTNEHDIKLVVEEMKRLL
- a CDS encoding dicarboxylate/amino acid:cation symporter, coding for METKKINFLQSYSSILLLLGGIIIGSIFGLVFGEKVLVIKPVGDIFLNLLFTAIIPLIFFTIGSSIANLEQKEKLGKLFFIMILVFLSTILISAIVMIFAVYLFPIHEDIAIAKVPFENIESGSVGDQIAKLVTTNDFFELLSRKSMLALIIFSFLIGFATLQSGEKGNAFKSFLDSGNEVMKQLLNIIMKFAPIGLGAYFAYQVGIFGPQLFGVYAKPMAVYYAACVFYFFTFFSLYTLIAGGKRAFKVFWSNNITPSLTAVGTCSSIATIPANLDAAQKMGIPAHVRNLVIPLGAPLHKDGSSMSSILKITFLFAMFGKDFTEPSTILLALGITVIVSIVEGGIPNGGYIGEVLAITVYGFPMEQALPVAMILGTLVDPIATLLNANGDVISSMLVSRFSEKTKW
- a CDS encoding class I SAM-dependent methyltransferase; this translates as MKNEELQAIASQLKHPSGEKGIEIGNMMNETNINMTKHSIQNLNISAANKILELGHGNAGHVEFLFEQADNLKYYGLEMSELMFQEARQINRNFVSQKQAFFSLYDGNAVPFEDESFDKIFTVNTIYFWQKPEELLLEIYRVLKPNGNFCLTFAEEDFMKKLPFTQFEFELYSTAKAQQLIEKTAFQIVYTETQTEKVKSKTGELVDRAFTTIVLEK
- the metF gene encoding methylenetetrahydrofolate reductase [NAD(P)H] — encoded protein: MKVTEHIENAKGKTLFSFEIIPPQKGKSIQELYDNIDPLMEFNPPFIDVTTSREEYIYIDKGNGLLDKKLTRMRPGTLGICASIKHKYNVDTVPHLLCGGFTKEETEYMLVDCHYLGINNVMALRGDAMKDEQSFVPKAGGNHYAIDLVKQIKDLNCGQYLHEVIDADNKADFCIGVAGYPEKHLESPSLQSDLKRLKEKVDAGADYVVTQMFFDNAKYFAFVEKAREMGITIPIIPGIKPIAVQRHLQVLPQIFRIDLPEDLIDAVDKCKNNAEIKQVGIEWAIQQSLELKAAGVPFLHYYSMGKSENIRQIASQVF